From Thunnus maccoyii chromosome 21, fThuMac1.1, whole genome shotgun sequence, the proteins below share one genomic window:
- the eef1e1 gene encoding eukaryotic translation elongation factor 1 epsilon-1, producing MALRELSSLEKYLGLKKPNKYSTQGDKKVPVLQNNNGPPLVGLVTVACHLVKQAKRPELLGDSAESRAVVQQWLEYRVSKLDGYAKEDVKTILKDLNLYLQDKVFLAGNQFTIADTFMYSGIHPMIVDLAIQEKEQYVNVTRWFDHIQHYPGVRHHLPPVAVLRNRIYTSRHH from the exons ATGGCGTTGAGGGAGCTATCGTCGCTGGAGAAATATTTAGGACTGAAAAAGCCGAACAAGTACAGTACACAGGGGGATAAAAAG GTACCTGTGCTACAGAATAATAATGGTCCTCCACTGGTGGGGCTGGTGACCGTCGCCTGTCACCTGGTGAAGCAGGCCAAGCGCCCAGAGCTGCTGGGTGATTctgcagagagcagagctgtgGTGCAGCAGTGGCTGGAGTACAGAGTCAGCAAGCTGGACGGCTACGCCAAGGAGGACGTCAAAACCATCCTGAAG GACCTCAACCTCTACCTGCAAGACAAGGTGTTCCTGGCTGGCAACCAGTTCACCATCGCTGATACATTCATGTACAGTGGGATTCATCCAATGATA GTGGACTTGGCCATCCAGGAAAAGGAGCAGTACGTGAATGTGACGCGGTGGTTCGACCACATCCAGCACTATCCTGGTGTCCGACACCACCTTCCTCCAGTAGCTGTGCTCAGGAACAGAATTTACACCAGCAGACACCACTGA